In a single window of the Pseudohongiella acticola genome:
- the yghU gene encoding glutathione-dependent disulfide-bond oxidoreductase produces the protein MSDQAYTPPKVWTPDTDSNGRFASINRPIAGATHDKELPVGKHPFQLYSLATPNGVKVTILLEELLAAGHSGAEYDAFLINIMEGDQFGSGFVAVNPNSKIPAMMDNSVSPPVRLFESGAMMLYLAEKFGAFIPEDVAGRAECLSWLFWQMGSAPFLGGGFGHFYAYAPEKYEYPINRYAMEVKRQLDVLDRQLATTRFIAGDDYTIADMAIWPWYGALVNNKVYNAAEFLQTHTYKNVVRWTQEIEQRPAVQRGRMVNRSWGELHEQLRERHNASDFDTSTQDKLGSNKSD, from the coding sequence ATGAGTGATCAAGCCTATACGCCGCCCAAGGTCTGGACCCCTGATACAGATAGCAATGGCCGGTTTGCCAGTATCAACCGCCCGATAGCCGGGGCTACCCACGACAAAGAATTGCCTGTAGGCAAACACCCGTTTCAATTGTATTCACTGGCCACGCCCAATGGGGTCAAGGTTACTATTTTACTGGAAGAGTTGCTGGCAGCAGGGCACTCGGGTGCGGAGTACGATGCTTTCCTGATTAATATCATGGAAGGTGATCAATTTGGCAGTGGGTTTGTGGCTGTGAATCCGAACTCAAAAATACCAGCCATGATGGACAATAGTGTGTCGCCGCCCGTGCGCCTGTTTGAGTCCGGCGCCATGATGTTGTACCTGGCAGAAAAATTTGGTGCTTTCATTCCTGAAGACGTCGCTGGACGAGCGGAATGTTTGTCATGGCTTTTCTGGCAGATGGGCAGCGCGCCATTTCTGGGAGGTGGGTTTGGCCATTTCTATGCCTATGCTCCGGAAAAGTATGAATACCCCATCAATCGTTATGCCATGGAAGTAAAACGGCAGCTGGATGTGCTGGATCGTCAATTGGCGACGACCCGGTTCATTGCCGGCGACGATTACACGATTGCGGACATGGCCATCTGGCCCTGGTATGGCGCGCTGGTGAACAACAAGGTATACAACGCGGCTGAGTTCCTGCAAACCCATACTTACAAGAATGTTGTTCGCTGGACACAGGAAATTGAGCAGCGCCCTGCCGTGCAGCGCGGCAGAATGGTCAACCGTTCATGGGGGGAGCTGCATGAGCAATTGCGCGAACGCCACAACGCCAGCGACTTTGACACAAGCACTCAGGACAAACTGGGTTCGAACAAGTCAGACTAG